Below is a genomic region from Granulibacter bethesdensis CGDNIH1.
GGTGCGGACTTCCTCGCTGCTGGTGCGGCCGATATCCCAGCGTTCCAACGCATCTTTCAGCGTCGGCGCATGCACGGTCGGGCGGGAGGCATCAAGCAGACCGGCACGCTCCAACTCACCCAGAATAGCCATAATGCCACCGGCCCGATGCACGTCTTCCATATGCACATCCGATTTGGCAGGCGCGACCTTGCACAGGCAGGGCACCCGGCGCGACAGACGGTCGATATCGGCCATGGTAAAATCCACACCTGCTTCCTGAGCCGCCGCGAGCAGATGCAGCACCGTGTTGGTGGAACCACCCATGGCGATATCGAGGCTCATCGCATTCTCGAACGCCGCATGGGTGGCGATGCCGCGCGGCGTGGCGGAGACATCATCCTGCTCATACCACCGCCGGGCGAGATCGACGATCAGATGCCCGGCCTCCCGGAACAGCTTTTCCCGGTCGGCATGGGTCGCGAGCACGGAACCATTGCCCGGCAGCGACAGGCCCAGCGCCTCAGTCAGACAGTTCATGGAATTGGCGGTGAACATACCGGAGCATGACCCGCAGGTCGGGCAGGCCGAGCGCTCGACGGCCTGAACCTCTTCATCCGTGTAGGATTCATCCGCCGCCACGACCATGGCATCAACCAGATCGAGCGCGCGCGTTGCCCCTTTCACCACGGTCTTGCCGGCCTCCATCGGACCGCCGGAGACAAACACCGCCGGGATGTTCAGCCGCATGGCGGCCATCAGCATGCCGGGCGTGATCTTGTCGCAGTTGGAGATGCACACCATCGCATCAGCGCAATGGGCGTTCACCATATATTCGACACTGTCGGCAATCAGCTCACGGCTGGGGAGGGAGTAGAGCATGCCGTCATGCCCCATCGCGATCCCGTCATCGACCGCAATGGTGTTGAATTCCTTGGCGACGCCGCCGGCAGCCTCGATTTCCCGCGCCACCAGCTGGCCGAGATCCTTCAAATGCACATGGCCGGGCACGAACTGGGTGAAGCTGTTGACGACCGCGATAATGGGCTTGCCGAAATCACCATCCTTCATGCCGGTCGCGCGCCAGAGTCCGCGTGCGCCCGCCATATTGCGGCCATGGGTGGTGGTCCGGGATCGATACTGTGGCATGGTTCGAACCTTGGAAATGTTCCGCCCCTCATACGCCGTTTAGCAGAGTAGGAAAAATCTATTATTCTGCTTCCATTCAGTCGCTGGAGATATCACTGATGGAGGCCCGACAGCTCCGGCATTTTCTGACGGTTGCGGAAACGCTGCATTTCGGACGGGCGGCCGAGCGGCTGAACATGACACAGCCACCGTTGAGCCAGTCCATTCTGGCACTGGAGCGACAATTGGAAGCGGCGCTTTTCATCCGCTCCCGCCGCAGCGTGGCGTTAAGCCCGTTCGGCCAGCAATGGCTGCCGCATGTCCGCGCCGCGCTGGCCTCGCTGGAAGCACTCCCCGGCATCGCCCGCCGCCTGAGGGACGGGGAAACCGGGCGGTTGGAACTGTCTTTCGTCAGCACGGCCGATTACAGCATCCTGCCATCCCTGGTGCGCCGATATGCAGCGCTGTACCCGGATGTAGAGATCGTCCTCACCGAGGCCACCAGTGACGTCCAGATCGACGCCCTGCTGCATGGGCGCGGTCATGCAGGGATCGTCATCCATCCGGATCGCAGCACATTACCGGCCGCGCTGGCATATCACCCCCTGACGCGGGAAAAACTGATCGCGGCTGTACCGGATAACAGTCACGACCTTTCACCCCATGCCATCATGCAGTCGCCGCTGATCATCTTTCCCCGGCACTCCGCACCGGCTTTCTACGATCTGGTCACGCACTACCACGCCAGATATGGCGGAGGAGCCGCCATCGCTCAGGAGGCGATCCAGATGCAGACGATCATCAGCCTCGTCTCGGCGGGGATGGGGATCGCACTCGTGCCCGCCTCCCTGCGCCACCTTGCCCGGACAGGTGTGCGCTATGTCGATCTGGAGGAGGATGCGCCGATCCTGGAAACCGGCATGATCTGGCGCCGTGATGATACAGCGCCAATCCTGTCCCGTCTGCTGGAAGTCGCGCAGGACATGTCGGAGCAGATTACCAGCGATAACCAAGCGTAGCGAACACGGCCCGGCCCGTCGCGTAGTAGCAGCTCGTCATCCGCACGCAGCCGGCCACGATACGGCGATCCGCGAGATTGGTTGCATTAACCTGCAACCGCCAGCGATCCATTTCCACCCGTGCCGTTAGGTCGAACTGCACCGAACTCGGAACATTGAACGTGTTCGGCACAGCCCCCGATGTCTCACCATTATAGCGGACGCCGCTACCCAGCGCGAAATTCCAGCGTTCAGAAATCGGAAATTCCTTTTCCATATACAGGCTCGCCATATGGCTCGGCACGAAAACGGGGCGTGATCCAGTCGCTCCTTTTTCGGTGCTGCTGGTGATCAGCGGCTCCTGATAGGTCAGGGCGGCGATCATGCGCAGGGTTGGGGTCAGATTGCCTGTCGCCTCCGCTTCAGCACCGCGCGTACGGATTTCTCCTGTCTGGATCGAGAAATTGACGTTGTTCGGATCAGGCGTCAGCACATTCTGCTGGGTCAGATCGAATGCATCGACCGTGAACATGATGTCGCGATGCACCGGCTTGTATTTGATGCCAACCTCGACCTGATTACCGGTGGTCGGCACATAACTGTTGCCAACCCGATCCACCCCCGTTTGCGGCTGAAACGAAGTGGCATAGGTCACATAAGGCGACATGCCATTCTCAGCCGCATACAGCAATCCGGCGCGATAGCTGAAATGCGTCGGGTCGCTGTTCTGCGTGGAGCGGGTTTTGTTGTTGGTCAGACTGTCAGAGACGAAATCCTCACGCCCTGTCAGCGTCAGACGCCAGTGCTGCCAGGCGATCTGATCCTGCACATAAACACCGGTCTGAATCTGGGTCTCGTTGGTGTTGATCGTCGAGGCATAGGCCGGAGCCGTCACATTACGATAGACGGGAGCATAAAGATCCAGCGACGGTCCCGTTCCCTGCCCACGGCGTGTGGAGATGAACTGTGTCGTGATATTCACACCCGTCAGCAGATCATGCGTGACAGGGCCGGTCGCAAAATGAACTTCGGACTGATTATCGACCGCCAGCGTGTTGAACATGTTCAACTGCTGCTGCGCCTGCCGGGTAATACTGCGCTGATTGGCGGCAAGGCCGGTGGTGGTCACCGTGCGATAATTCAGATCCTCATGCATGAAACGAAGATTCTGCCGAAGCGTCCAGCGATCCGTCACATGATGCTCGGCCAAATATCCCACCGAAACCTCACGCTTGGAATAGACATCATAATTCGGATCGCCGGTATTCAAACTTTGCCGGATATAGCCGTAGCGACTTGGAAACACCGTACCGATAGCGGGCAGAAACTGGGCCGCCGATCCGGCATCAATCTGCATATAGCTGGACAGAAACGTTACTGTCGTTTTCTCGCCTGACCATTTCACCGACGGCGCAACATAGATCCTGTTGTTCAGCACATTATCAACAAATGTATCGGATTTACGCATCAGCCCGTTCAGCCGCCACAGCCAGGAACCATCGTTCGTGAGCCGGCCACCCAGATCGGCAGCCCCCTGAATACGGTTGAAAGAACCGCCCTGCACCTGCACTTCGTTGGTATGATCGAGGCGCGGTTGTTTGCTGACTGCATTGATAATACCGCCAAGCTGACCGGAACCGTACAAGGCCGCATTGGCCCCACGCAACACGTCGATCCGTTCCAGCCCGTACGGTTCCAGATCGAAAGTCTGCGAGGCACTGGCCATCGGCAGTTTCAGCCCATCCAGATAGGTATCAGGTGTAAAACCTCGGATCGTGCCGCCGAAACCGCGCGGATCATCCCGGCCACCGACATCCGTCACGCCGGCCGTATAACGCATTGCCTCGGCAATGCTGCGGATGTTCAGATCTTCCAGCCTGTCACGGGTGATGACCGTGACATTCTGCGATGTCTGCATCAGGGGCGTATCGGTTTTCGTGGCCGCAATACTTTTCCGGGCCAGGAATCCCTTGACCGGTCCTAACGCCGTTTCCTGCTGTCCCGATACATTCAACTGCGGCAGTGCCCCTGCCTCCTGCGCATGGGCGGAAACCCCTGGCAACCCCATCGTAAGGCAAAAAGCCCCGGATATATAACCGGCTTTGCGTATCCTGATGCGCCGAGGCAGCCTTTTCATGTCATCATTCCCGAATGGATCGGGTGCTCATAGTGAAAATGCGAGGTATTCTCAATAACTTATTTTGATTACGCATCAATGCGTCTGCAACATGGCAATATCTCCGCCTGTCTTTGCCAGCATTTCCTGGGAAAACAGATGGACTTCGCCAGCCGTCAGGACGCTACAAGCGCAGCAATACAGGAAATAATAAGTAGAAAGAAAGGATAGCTGGTCTGTCACCGCAGAAATACGGCAAGATCAAGCATGTAAACCTGGTAGCGGTGGACGGATTTGAACCGCCGACCAAGGGATTATGATTCCCCTGCTCTACCGCTGAGCTACACCGCCAGGTTGGGGGCCGCTGATACCGCCGTACTGGCCGGTACGTCAATCACCTGCGAGACAGATTTACGAATAAAACCACCCCCCAGAACCCGGTCCCCATCATAGAACACACAGGCCTGTCCAGGCGCAGGCAAGGCTTCGGTTTCCAGTATGACCTCGACACCGCCCTCGATCACCCGGACCATCGCCGGATGCGGCGTTTCCCGCGCCCTCAGCTTGACCATACAGGCAATGGGGGCAATGGGCGGGGTCATCAGCCAGTTGACTTCAGAAAGCACGATACGCCGCTGGGCTGTGCCGGCAGGCCCCACTACCACGCGGCGGCTGCCGGCATCCAGCGACACCACCACATGGCGCACGCCGCCGATCATCGCCGCATTGCCGAGGCGCTTCGCCTGACCGATCGTATAGCGTCCCACACCTTCATGCTGCCCCACCACCTGACCATCCCGGTCCACGATCTGCCCCGGCTCCAGCGCATCGGGGCGGAAGCGGGCCACAACATCGGCATAGGTGCCAGCGGGAACGAAGCAGATATCCTGACTGTCCGGCTTACGTGCCACAGCCAGCCCCAACCGCTCGGCATGGGCGCGCACGTCATCCTTGCTTTCCATGCCCCCCAGCGGGAACAGGCTGACATCCAGCTGGTCCCGTGTGGTGGCGAACAGAAACCAGCTCTGGTCGCGGGAAGGATCGACCGCGCGATGCAGTTCCGCTCCATCCGGCCCGTCGATACGCCGTACGTAATGGCCGGTCGCCAGACGCTCTGCGCCCAGATCACGCATCAACGCGGTCAGATCGGCAAATTTGACTGTCTGGTTGCAGCGGATGCAAGGAACCGGTGTTTCCCCTGCGGCATAGGCATCGGCAAAATCAGCCATCACCGCATTGCGGAACCGTTCTTCCGCATCGATCACGTAATGCGGAAAGCCGAGCCGGTCAGCAACCCGCCTGGCATCGTAAATATCCTGCCCGGCGCAGCAGGCTCCCTTCCGCTTCGCTGCCGCTCCGTGATCATAGAGTTGCAGCGTCACGCCGATCACCTCGTGTCCCGCTTCCTGCAACAATCCGGCGACGACGGAGCTGTCGACTCCGCCGGACATGGCAACCAGGACACGCATCGGTGATCAGCCCCCCGCGTTACGGCTGCCGGATGGCAGGCGCACGACCAGCCCGTCCAGAGCCTCGGTCATCACCAGCTGGCAGCCGAGGCGGGAAGTCTTCTGCAGGCCGAATGCCAGATCAAGCATGTCTTCCTCATCCTCGGTCGGCTGTTCCAGACGGTCGAACCATTCCGGATCAACGATCACATGGCAGGTCGAGCAGGCCAGCGATCCTTCGCATGCGCCTTCAATATCCACGCCATGCTTATGGGCGATCTCCAGCACGGACAAACCGGCGGGGGCATCAACTTCCCGGTGCGTGCCATCCTGTTCGACGAAAGTCATCTTGGGCATTGCGTCTCGTTTCCGCATTCTTGTCGCGCCCGGCACAGGCCGGGCGGCTGGGTCTCAGGTGGCGTCCCGGCACAAAGGAAGGGAGGGAGCATCCCGCCACACCCGTGCCAGCGCGGCAACCGCGCGATCCACATCCGCGGCGGAGGTATAGCGTCCGATGCCAAGGCGCAAGCTTCGTGCCGCCTGCGCCCCGCTCACCCCCATTGCACGAAGCACATAGGACGGCTCAACCTCCGCGGATGTACAGGCGGAGCCGGTGGACATCGCCAGCCATGGCAGGGCGGCCATGAGCTGCTGTGCCGTCCTTTCTTCTGGCCTATCAGCAGGAAAAGCCACGTTCAGATTACCCGCCACACGCTGTTCGAGGGAGCCATTGACGCTCACCCCCGGCAGAGCCTCCCGCAGAAGGGACAGCAAACGATCTCTCAGCCCGGCGATGCGCACAGCTTCGGCCTCCCCTTCCTGACGGGCAATGGCGCAGGCTGCGCCGAACCCCACGATCAGCGGCGCGGGCAAGGTGCCGGAGCGCAAGCCGCGCTCCTGACCGCCGCCGGAGAAAAGCGGCTCCAGCCGTGTGCGCGGGCGTCGGCGCACATACAGCGCCCCAATCCCTTTCGGGCCATACATTTTATGGGCGCTCAGCGACATCAGATCGACCCGCGCCTCACCATTGCCGACCGAAAGCGGGATTTTCCCGGCCGCCTGCGCCGCATCGGTATGAAACAGGGCACCCCGCTCATGCGCCAGACGGGCCAAGGTGGGGATATCCTGAATCACACCCGTCTCATTATTGACCGTCATGATGCTGACCAGCAGCGCAGGCAAAATCAGGGCCTCCCGCAGCGCTTGCGGGTCCAGCAACCCGTCAGCCCCGACCGGCAGGATCACCGGCTCAAACCCTTCCCGTGCCAGATCATGCACGGATTCAAGAACGCATTTATGCTCGGTGGCCACGGTAATGATGCGGCGGGGCGAAGATGGCGCATGATGCAGGGCAAAGCGGGCCGCGCCCTTGATCGCCAGATTATTGGCCTCGGTCGCGCCGGAGGTGAACACGATCTCCCTCCCCTCCGCACCGATCAGCGCCGCCACACTGTCCCGGGCCTGCTCTACCATGGCGGCAACCTGCTGGCCGGATTCATGAGCAGTGCTGTGCGGATTGGCGGACATCTCCGTCCATAAGGGCGCCATTGCCTGCACCACACGCGGATCACAGGGTGTCGTCGCCTGATAATCGAAATAAAGAGGCGTCTCTGGCAAACTCATCACCGGGCCGATATGGGATGAGACACAGAGAAAGGAAAGGGCTTGGAAGACGGTTCTGGCCTCAACCGGGAGGCCATGGTGGCATAGGCATCCATAAAGGCTTGCACATCCGCCTCTGTCACATTCCATGGCAGCGAGACACGGATTGCCTCCCCCGCCTGCTGCCCAAGCCCCATCGCCGCCAGCACATGGCTGCGCGCTACCTTGCCGGAACTGCATGCCGATCCGGCTGAAACCTGAATACCGGCCAGATCAAGCGCCATCACCTGACGCTGCGCCGCCACACCGGGCAGGATCAGACATGACGTGTTGGGCAAACGCCCCAGCTTCGCCCCTCCACCTGCTACCACCGCCCCTGCCATGGTGGCTGCCTGTTCCAGCCTGTCTCTCCATTCAATCAGCCGGCCCCACGCTCCTCCTTGCTCATCTGTCCGCATGGCCGCACGAGCCGCGGCGGCGAAGGCGCTGATCGCCGGTAAGGCCGGAGTGCCACCGCGCCAGCCTCTTTCCTGACCACCACCTTTCATCAGCGGCCTGACATCCCGATGGGCCGCATCACGCAGCAGCAGCGCCCCTACCCCCGGAACGCCTCCCAGCTTATGGGCGGACAAAGCCATACTGTCCGCATCCAGCGTCCTCATCGACACCGCCATCCGGCCAGCCGCCTGCGCCGCATCCACATGCAGAAGGGCCCCATACTGGCGGCAGAGCGCGGCAACCTCCGCCACCGGCTGGATAACGCCCGTCTCGTTATTGGCCAGCATCAGGCACACCAGAGCCTGGCCGCCCTGCGCCAGCCGTGCTTCCAGATCATGCAGATCGGTCACACCTTCGCGATCGACACCGATCAGTTCCGCATCCGGGCGGCAAGACAGCAACGCAGGATGCTCCGTCGCACCAAGAAGCAAACGGCGCCCCTCCCCCAGTACATGCACGGCAAGACTGTCTGCCTCCGTACCGCCGGAGGTGAAAATCACCTCATCCGGCCCGGCTCCATAGAGCATCGCCAGAGTTTCACGAGCCGTTTCCTGCCGGTCCCTCGCCCGACGCCCGGCGCGATGCAGCGAGGATGGATTGCCCGGTTCCCGAACGACCTCCTGCAATGCCGCCATGGCCTCCGGGCGCACCGGCTCGGAAGCATTCGCATCCAGATAAACTGACAGGGGTGCCACGAATCTCGATTTCCTTTTGCGGTCTGCCGGAACTGCAAATAAGCCATCAGGCCGCCATACAGGACAGGCAGGCCACAATTTAATGGCGTATTCATGCGCTTTTTGTTAGCAAAAGTGACTGCTGGTACAATATGATGGTCAAACAGAGCTGCTGCTTGCAGCAGGACAATAGAATAGCAAAAGGAAAAAGGGACGGTACAGTGGCCGCAGAAACGCTCGCCGTTACCGGGTTCGCAGGACATTCCAGTCCTTCACGTCCGCTTCCGGTTCAGACATCCGCACCGCTACAGAACCAGATATCCCGATCGGATTTTAAACATATCAGGTCAGACCCCGATACGTGACGGCAGCGTCATGTGCCTGGCCTTGAATATCCAGCAAAAATACGTCCGGAGCAACCGGATAACGATAGCCTCGGCGCGTGCCCGTTGCACGCAGTCGATCAGAGAACGGAATTGAACTGCTCATGCCTGAGGTGATGTTTGCCGGCCCCGACGGCCGGCTCGAAGGTCGTTACCACCACTGTAAGGAAGCGGGTGCGCCGCTCGCTCTGATACTTCATCCTCACCCGCTGCACGGGGGGACGATGAATAACCGTATCACCTATACCATGTACCAGTCGTTTCAGCGGCTGGGCTTTTCCGTAATGCGTTTTAATTTCCGCGGTGTCGGTCGCAGCCAGGGCCGTTATGATGGCGGGATTGGTGAAATCGGTGATGCCGCCGGGGCACTGGACTGGATGCAGTCCGTCAACCCCAACCATGGCGGTCTTTGGATTGCCGGATATTCCTTCGGTGCCTTCATCGGCATGCAGTTGCTGATGCGCCGCCCGGAAATCTCAGGATGGGTCAGTGTCGCGCCGCCGGCCAATCATTATGATTTCGGCTTCCTCGCCCCCTGCCCCTGCGGCGGTCTGATGCTGCATGGCGATGCGGACGAGCTGGTGCCGGAACCCGCAGTGCGCAAGCTGGTGGACAAGCTGAACACCCAGAAAAATGTCGAGGTCGATTACCGCGTGTTCAAGGGTGCGGATCACGTCTTCGCTTCCCATGCCGAAAAAGTCTCCGAAGCGGTCGAGGACTATGTCGGTCGCTCGATCGGTGCTCGACCGATGGCGCTGGCGGCTGACTGATTAAAAATATGGCTCCCCGGTCAGACTGGTCTTGTTCAGACTGGTCTGACTGGGGAACACCTGACCAATCTGCCTCCGCTGATCGGCGTTTTCACACCGGTTGTCGCCGGTTCACTCAACGGCAATCCCCGAACGCTTCTGACCGCCAGATAGCCGAAGCACTGCGCTTCCAGCGCATCCCCATCCCATCCGAACGCCTCCCCTGGATAGACCGGCACAGCGAGCCGCCCCTGCAGGGCCTCCATGATCGCCGGATTGCGACGCCCGCCCCCCACGATGATCCAGCCGCCCGGCTCCCGGCCCGGCCAGCGCAGGGCCGCAATGGAGGCCGCGGTAAAGGCCGTCAGCGTTGCCGCGCCATCTCCGGCGGAAAGATCATGCACCCCGCTTTCCGTCAGGCTGTGCGAGAAATCCAGCCGATCCAGTGATTTCGGTGGAGGCAGGCGGAAAAACGGAGCCGCCAGCAGCCGCGCCAGCACGGCCTGATCCACGCGCCCCGACCGCGCCAAGGCTCCGTCACGGTCACATTCCTGCCCGGTATGAAGGGTGGCCCAATCATCCAGCGGGCCATTACCCGGCCCGGTATCGGAGGCCGAGATCGTGCCATCCCGCCCGATCAAGGTGACATTGCTCACGCCACCGATATTCAGGACCGCGATATAATCCGCCCCATGCCATGCCGCCTCCGGCAGGCCCTCTGCCAGCGCACGATGAAACAGCGGCACCAGCGGCGCACCTTGCCCGCCTGCCTGCATATCGGCCGAGCGGAAATCATGGACCACATCAATCCCGGTCAGCCGGGCCAGCAAGGCGGCATCGCCAATCTGCCAGGTCCAACCCTCCTGCGGACGGTGCAATATAGTCTGACCATGAAACCCGAGCAGATTTGCGCGCACCCCCAGCGCCTTCACGGCATCGGCATGGCGTTCCGTCAGGCGGCGCTCGACATCATGCAGGAAAGGATCATACGCCCCCTTCACAAGACCCGGCGCACTATCCAGCAAACGCCGTAGATCAGCCCGTAACCCAGGATCATAAGAAACGGTCACTGCGGGACCATAGCCGGTGATGCTCACACCATCCGTCTCGATCACCGCCGCATCGACCCCGTCGAGAGACGTCCCACTCATCAAGCCGATGGCGCGGAGAGGAGGAGACATATTCTGCGGCTGCGTTGCATCAGCGGCCATTCACCAGCGCCTTTTCCCGTGCTAACCCGCGCATCATGTCACGCAGCGCATTTCTTCGCGAGGCCGAGGCCCGCGGTTTCCTGTTCCAGTGCACCGATCAGGAGGCTCTGGACAACGCCCTCAGCAACGGCACAGTCAGCGCCTATACAGGCTTCGACTGCACCGCCGACAGTCTGCATGTCGGGCATATGATGCAGATCATGCTGCTGCGCCTGTTGCAGCGGCACGGGCATCGGCCCGTCGTTCTGCTGGGCGGCGGCACCACACGGATCGGCGATCCTTCCTTCCGCGAGGAAGCCCGTCAGCTTCTGACCGATGCCCAGATTGCCGCGAATATGGATGGCATCCGCGCCAATATCGAGCCGTTCCTGACTTTCGGCACCGGCCCTACCGATGCCACGCTGGTGAACAATGCCGACTGGCTGGACACGCTCGGCTATATCGAGATCCTGCGGGAGGTGGGTGTTCATTTCAGCATCAATCGCATGCTGTCCTTCGACAGTGTCCGCACCCGGCTGGAGCGCGAACAAGGGCTGACCTTTCTGGAGTTCAACTACTCCATCCTGCAAAGCTATGATTTCAGGGAGCTGAACCGTCGCCTTGGTGTGACGCTGCAATTCGGTGGCTCCGATCAGTGGAGCAACATCATCTCCGGCGTCGATCTGGTCCGACGCACGGATGGAAAGCAGGTTTTCGGCTTTACCGCGCCGCTGGTCACCACCGCATCAGGGGCGAAAATGGGCAAGACGGCGAAGGGTGCGGTCTGGCTGACGGCGGAAAAGCTCAGCCCGTATGATTACTGGCAGTTCTGGCGCAATACGGAAGATGCCGATGTCGGCCGCTTCCTGCGCCTGTTCACCGAACTGCCGCTGGACGAGATCGGCCGCCTCGCCGCCCTGCAAGGTGCGGAGATCAACGAGGCCAAGAAAATCCTCGCCACGGAAGCAACCGGGATCCTGCATGGCCGGGAGTCGGCAGAGGCCGCCGCGGAAACCGCCCGCCGCGCCTTTGAGCAGGGCGAAGCCGCCGACACGCTGCCGAGTGTCGCCATTGCAGCCTCCGAGCTGGCGGAGGGGCTGCCGATCCTCCGCGCCCTGACGGTTGCAGGTCTGGCGCAATCCAATGGTGAGGCCCGCCGCCTGATCCGGGGTGGTGGCGCGCGCGTGAATAATGAGGCCGTCACGGATGAAATGCTGAAACTCTCCCCCGCCGATCTTCAGGATGGGGCCATCAAGCTTTCGGCCGGGCGCAAACAGCATCGTCTGCTGAAGCCGGTCTGAACAACGGCTGATCCGGTCAGGCGGCTACAGGCCTGACCGGATTGAAAGCCTATCCAGCCAGAACGGCGTGGAAA
It encodes:
- a CDS encoding anhydro-N-acetylmuramic acid kinase; this encodes MAADATQPQNMSPPLRAIGLMSGTSLDGVDAAVIETDGVSITGYGPAVTVSYDPGLRADLRRLLDSAPGLVKGAYDPFLHDVERRLTERHADAVKALGVRANLLGFHGQTILHRPQEGWTWQIGDAALLARLTGIDVVHDFRSADMQAGGQGAPLVPLFHRALAEGLPEAAWHGADYIAVLNIGGVSNVTLIGRDGTISASDTGPGNGPLDDWATLHTGQECDRDGALARSGRVDQAVLARLLAAPFFRLPPPKSLDRLDFSHSLTESGVHDLSAGDGAATLTAFTAASIAALRWPGREPGGWIIVGGGRRNPAIMEALQGRLAVPVYPGEAFGWDGDALEAQCFGYLAVRSVRGLPLSEPATTGVKTPISGGRLVRCSPVRPV
- the tyrS gene encoding tyrosine--tRNA ligase — encoded protein: MSRSAFLREAEARGFLFQCTDQEALDNALSNGTVSAYTGFDCTADSLHVGHMMQIMLLRLLQRHGHRPVVLLGGGTTRIGDPSFREEARQLLTDAQIAANMDGIRANIEPFLTFGTGPTDATLVNNADWLDTLGYIEILREVGVHFSINRMLSFDSVRTRLEREQGLTFLEFNYSILQSYDFRELNRRLGVTLQFGGSDQWSNIISGVDLVRRTDGKQVFGFTAPLVTTASGAKMGKTAKGAVWLTAEKLSPYDYWQFWRNTEDADVGRFLRLFTELPLDEIGRLAALQGAEINEAKKILATEATGILHGRESAEAAAETARRAFEQGEAADTLPSVAIAASELAEGLPILRALTVAGLAQSNGEARRLIRGGGARVNNEAVTDEMLKLSPADLQDGAIKLSAGRKQHRLLKPV